Proteins from one Geothermobacter hydrogeniphilus genomic window:
- a CDS encoding GDSL-type esterase/lipase family protein, with protein sequence MSRPFHFFSPARLCYRNAQMRSRRAGLFRAWMKNIAALLVGIVLLVLLESLLALLGVPSLSQEDPFVGFAGKSPLFVRDDNVENLFHLNPDKAAYFNQQQFEMPKKKGAFRILVMGGSTTYGRPYLGKTAFGAWLEKLLERYVPGLDVEVINAGGISYASYRLKRLLPELLNYDPDLVVIYAGHNEFLEKRTFDPLIREPEGKRRLRGILHHSRLYSELYRTITKLRHHKGGGGRTVLGEDVEAVLEQVGGPELYHRDSRFREGVIRQYRFTLGDMARMINRRKVPLILCTLPVNLSGVSPFKSEHRAGLRKEEWQQWQAAFEDGEQKFLAGDLTGALNSYRQAERIDDQFAELSYRIGKIYLRRKRFQKAYEEFDRARQNDIVPLRALDEFNVIIRQLAGDRKIPLADIETFFRRISPGGIPGNNLFADHVHPTLEGQQILAWVVLNAATDAGLVPLSAEQWQGSMVDARAYLSSELAKIPERYRARGLWGVGRLYYWAGKYPEAERVLKLAWKTVRDEAEIPKQLGSLALWRGAGLEAMQYFVQAEQLDSGDPWIRFGRVQALLMQESGRKALALLDETTWPDGMKMRLDVARCRALFQTGQDRAAKALLNKLQQVETDVPALEKELADLYVLAGRKQEARMHYLKALRLEHHPAPDAELEQWWNDVGIHQLKKNGNP encoded by the coding sequence TTGTCCCGGCCTTTTCATTTTTTCAGCCCGGCGAGATTGTGTTATCGTAACGCGCAGATGCGTTCTCGGAGGGCTGGCTTGTTCAGGGCTTGGATGAAAAATATTGCAGCGCTGCTGGTGGGGATTGTCCTCCTGGTATTGCTGGAGTCGCTGCTTGCTCTGCTGGGGGTGCCATCCCTCAGCCAGGAGGATCCGTTTGTTGGTTTTGCCGGTAAAAGCCCCCTGTTTGTGCGTGATGATAATGTCGAAAACCTCTTTCATCTCAACCCTGACAAGGCGGCTTATTTCAACCAGCAGCAGTTTGAAATGCCCAAAAAGAAAGGAGCTTTTCGAATACTGGTTATGGGAGGATCGACAACTTATGGTCGTCCCTATCTCGGAAAGACCGCGTTCGGTGCCTGGCTGGAAAAATTGCTGGAGCGTTACGTGCCGGGGCTTGACGTCGAAGTTATCAATGCCGGGGGTATCTCCTATGCCAGTTATCGGTTAAAGCGCCTGCTTCCGGAATTGCTGAATTACGACCCCGACCTGGTCGTCATTTACGCCGGTCATAACGAATTTCTTGAAAAGCGAACCTTTGATCCCCTGATCCGGGAGCCGGAGGGGAAAAGGCGCCTGCGCGGTATTCTTCACCACTCACGGCTTTATTCGGAACTTTACCGAACCATTACGAAACTTCGCCATCACAAGGGGGGGGGTGGACGAACAGTTCTCGGAGAAGATGTGGAGGCGGTCCTTGAACAGGTCGGCGGTCCGGAACTTTACCACCGGGATTCCCGGTTCAGGGAAGGGGTCATTCGTCAGTACCGCTTTACTCTCGGAGACATGGCCCGGATGATCAATCGGCGGAAGGTGCCGCTTATTCTCTGCACGCTGCCGGTTAACCTTTCCGGGGTTTCACCCTTCAAATCCGAACATCGCGCAGGTCTGAGAAAAGAGGAATGGCAACAGTGGCAGGCTGCTTTTGAGGATGGAGAGCAAAAGTTCCTTGCGGGAGATTTGACCGGTGCCCTGAACAGCTATCGGCAAGCTGAGCGTATTGATGACCAATTTGCTGAGTTGTCATACCGTATCGGCAAGATCTATCTACGCCGGAAGCGGTTCCAGAAGGCCTACGAGGAGTTCGACCGGGCGCGTCAGAATGATATTGTACCCTTGCGTGCCCTGGATGAATTCAATGTCATTATTCGACAGTTAGCCGGGGACCGAAAGATTCCTCTGGCTGATATCGAGACGTTTTTCCGGAGGATTTCCCCCGGCGGAATCCCGGGGAACAATCTCTTTGCGGATCATGTGCATCCGACCCTTGAGGGCCAGCAGATTTTGGCCTGGGTTGTTCTTAATGCTGCGACAGATGCCGGCCTGGTACCACTTTCCGCTGAACAATGGCAGGGGAGCATGGTTGACGCGAGAGCTTATCTTTCTTCTGAACTGGCAAAGATTCCAGAACGCTATCGGGCTCGCGGGCTTTGGGGGGTGGGGCGGCTTTATTACTGGGCCGGGAAATATCCAGAAGCGGAAAGGGTGTTGAAACTGGCATGGAAAACGGTACGGGATGAAGCGGAAATTCCCAAGCAGCTTGGTAGCCTGGCTCTTTGGCGGGGGGCGGGTCTCGAGGCCATGCAATATTTCGTTCAGGCGGAACAGCTTGATTCCGGCGACCCCTGGATCAGGTTCGGCAGGGTTCAGGCGTTGCTGATGCAGGAGAGTGGGCGGAAAGCCCTGGCTCTTCTGGATGAAACAACCTGGCCGGACGGCATGAAAATGCGTCTGGATGTTGCCCGCTGCAGGGCCCTTTTTCAAACCGGACAGGATCGGGCGGCGAAAGCGTTGCTGAACAAGCTGCAACAGGTCGAGACGGACGTTCCGGCTTTGGAGAAGGAACTTGCCGATCTCTATGTACTGGCCGGTCGGAAACAGGAGGCAAGGATGCATTATCTCAAGGCTTTGCGCCTTGAACATCATCCGGCGCCGGATGCAGAACTTGAGCAGTGGTGGAACGATGTTGGCATTCATCAGTTGAAGAAGAATGGCAACCCATGA
- a CDS encoding cytochrome c3 family protein produces RGTWMGNPYKEDGAPQSGTNYPNNNNWGRVPRASTTTTTMGGYWIDQNSGNPTAGWTLSSSAGLCTLCHGTNVDSMDKKTGEGLWVGTNGHSNAVIGGSGSAKANIFDARGGTGGRTNNPYQHFNGFSDPADNGKYGFRTPNSRGWRYSPLLTDGASTRPRKYNSDEWGVDESGATTQTQYHKFSCSKCHNPHASRLPKLMQTNCLDTKHNTWDNGFQVNGSGGSNNNGRSISNWTSAQNCHRLGGNDPSDTRDSAGVGNGWNKVTPW; encoded by the coding sequence TGCGCGGCACCTGGATGGGTAATCCCTACAAGGAGGACGGCGCCCCGCAGTCCGGAACCAATTATCCGAACAACAACAACTGGGGTCGGGTGCCACGTGCCTCGACCACCACGACCACCATGGGCGGCTACTGGATCGACCAGAACAGCGGCAACCCGACCGCCGGTTGGACGCTTTCCTCATCGGCCGGCCTTTGTACCCTCTGTCACGGTACAAATGTTGACAGCATGGACAAGAAGACCGGTGAAGGACTCTGGGTCGGCACCAATGGCCACAGCAACGCCGTGATCGGCGGCAGCGGCTCCGCCAAAGCCAATATCTTCGATGCTCGTGGCGGAACGGGCGGTAGGACCAATAATCCTTATCAGCATTTCAACGGTTTCTCCGACCCGGCTGACAACGGAAAATATGGGTTCCGGACCCCGAACAGTAGAGGCTGGCGGTACAGTCCATTGTTGACCGATGGCGCCAGTACCCGGCCGCGCAAATACAACAGTGATGAGTGGGGGGTTGATGAGAGTGGAGCGACGACCCAGACGCAGTACCACAAGTTCAGTTGTTCCAAGTGTCACAATCCGCACGCCAGCCGTCTGCCGAAACTGATGCAGACCAACTGTCTCGATACCAAGCACAACACCTGGGATAATGGTTTCCAGGTCAACGGCAGCGGCGGCAGCAACAACAACGGCCGATCCATTTCCAACTGGACCAGTGCCCAGAACTGCCATCGTCTCGGCGGCAACGATCCCAGCGACACTCGTGATTCGGCCGGGGTTGGCAACGGTTGGAACAAGGTCACTCCCTGGTAG